One window of the Candidatus Methylomirabilota bacterium genome contains the following:
- a CDS encoding UDP-glucose/GDP-mannose dehydrogenase family protein has protein sequence MNICVAGTGYVGLVTGAVFADLGNEVICVDNQPDKIAGLDAGKMPIYEPGLEEMVARNVADGRLSFTTELTAAIKRSQIVFITVGTPPKADGQTDLSAVEAVAKEIGQAMEKHTVIVNKSTVPVGTGDFVRDIIERNQAQPVPFDVVSNPEFLREGSAIEDTLRPDRIVIGAPNQQVAMTLLELYAPLERPMIITDVPSAEMIKYASNAFLAAKISFVNAIANMCELAGADVTQVSKGVGLDARIGPAFLQAGLGFGGSCFPKDTESLVHTAAALGYDFRLLRAATEVNRERPQHFVEKIRKVLAPLDDKIIAVLGLAFKPNTDDMREAKSIEVIARLLELGARVRAYDPVAIPNARRVLSPAVVYCDSPYAAAAGADGLVLATEWNEFKFLNLERIRALMRRPLVFDGRNLWEPERMRRVGFEYYSIGRKPVLPA, from the coding sequence ATGAACATCTGCGTAGCGGGCACCGGCTATGTCGGTCTCGTGACGGGGGCGGTCTTCGCCGACCTGGGCAATGAAGTGATCTGCGTCGATAACCAGCCGGACAAGATCGCCGGGCTGGACGCCGGGAAGATGCCGATTTACGAGCCCGGCCTGGAGGAGATGGTCGCCCGCAACGTGGCGGACGGCCGGCTGTCCTTCACCACCGAGCTTACCGCCGCCATCAAGCGCTCCCAGATCGTCTTCATCACCGTGGGGACGCCCCCGAAGGCCGACGGCCAGACCGATCTGAGCGCGGTGGAGGCGGTGGCGAAGGAGATCGGGCAGGCGATGGAGAAGCACACGGTCATCGTGAACAAGTCGACGGTGCCGGTCGGCACCGGCGACTTCGTCCGGGACATCATCGAGCGCAACCAGGCCCAGCCGGTCCCCTTCGACGTGGTCTCCAACCCGGAGTTCCTCCGCGAGGGGTCGGCCATCGAGGACACGCTCCGGCCCGATCGCATCGTCATCGGCGCGCCCAACCAGCAGGTGGCCATGACGCTCCTGGAGCTGTACGCGCCGCTGGAGCGTCCGATGATCATCACCGACGTGCCTTCCGCGGAGATGATCAAGTACGCCTCGAACGCGTTCCTGGCGGCCAAGATCTCGTTCGTCAACGCCATCGCCAACATGTGCGAGCTGGCCGGGGCCGACGTCACCCAGGTGTCGAAGGGCGTGGGCCTCGACGCGCGCATCGGGCCCGCGTTCCTGCAGGCGGGGCTCGGCTTCGGCGGCAGCTGCTTCCCCAAGGACACCGAATCGCTGGTCCACACGGCGGCGGCGCTCGGCTACGACTTCCGCCTGCTGCGGGCCGCCACGGAGGTCAACCGCGAGCGGCCGCAGCACTTCGTCGAGAAGATCAGGAAGGTGCTGGCGCCGCTGGACGACAAGATCATCGCGGTGCTCGGCCTGGCCTTCAAGCCCAACACCGACGACATGCGCGAGGCCAAGTCCATCGAGGTCATCGCGCGCCTGCTCGAGCTCGGCGCCCGGGTCCGCGCCTACGACCCCGTCGCGATCCCCAACGCCCGCCGGGTCCTGTCCCCGGCGGTCGTGTACTGCGACTCTCCGTACGCGGCGGCCGCCGGCGCCGACGGGCTGGTACTCGCGACCGAGTGGAACGAGTTCAAGTTCCTGAACCTGGAACGGATCCGGGCCCTCATGCGGCGACCGCTCGTGTTCGACGGGCGCAACCTCTGGGAGCCCGAGCGGATGCGGCGCGTCGGCTTCGAGTACTACTCGATCGGCCGCAAGCCGGTCCTGCCCGCGTAA
- the lepA gene encoding translation elongation factor 4, which translates to MTLARTRNFSIVAHIDHGKSTLADRLLALTGTMDAKKAVDQVLDSMDLERERGITIKAHTVRLIYRARDGGDYTLNLIDTPGHVDFSYEVSRALAACEGALLIIDAAQGIEAQTLANYYLALDANLTIVPVINKIDLPAADVEGTRNQITELLDLDGDEALVISAKYGTGVPEVLEAIVARIPPPQGDPEAPLKALVFDSFYDSYQGVVIYVRLTDGRVRPGLRIRLMSNGRTYDVQQVGVFTPEMHPVDELSAGQVGYLTASIKRVADAKVGETITEAARPTAEAFPGYRDAKPMVFAGLYSIEDTDYEALRDALEKLRLNDPAFSFEPETSLALGYGFRCGFLGLLHMEIVQERLEREFSLDLIASAPSVEYHVVLTNGRGRVVIDNPALLPNPADIEEIEEPWVKLSVVTPSQYIGPLMKLSTNRRGTFQNMEYLDPTRVVLHFEMPLAELIVDYFDQLKSRSQGYASMDYEELGYRTANLAKVDILVNGEPVDALSLIIHRDKAQSAGRVLAERLKQLIPRQMFEIPIQAAIGSNVIARETVRAMRKNVLAKCYGGDITRKRKLLEKQKEGKQRMKRVGSVEIPQEAFLAMLRMDEG; encoded by the coding sequence ATGACCCTCGCGCGAACCCGCAATTTTTCCATCGTCGCCCACATCGACCACGGCAAATCGACGCTCGCTGATCGGCTGTTGGCGCTCACCGGGACGATGGATGCGAAGAAGGCGGTGGACCAGGTGCTCGACTCGATGGACCTCGAGCGCGAGCGCGGCATCACCATCAAGGCCCACACGGTCCGGCTGATCTATCGCGCGCGCGACGGCGGGGATTACACGCTGAATCTGATCGACACGCCGGGGCACGTCGACTTCTCGTACGAGGTGTCGCGCGCGCTGGCCGCCTGCGAGGGGGCGCTCCTGATCATCGACGCCGCCCAGGGCATCGAGGCCCAGACGCTGGCCAACTACTACCTCGCGCTCGACGCCAACCTGACCATCGTCCCCGTCATCAACAAGATCGACCTGCCGGCCGCCGACGTCGAGGGCACGCGCAATCAGATCACCGAGCTCCTCGATCTCGACGGCGACGAGGCGCTGGTGATCTCGGCGAAGTACGGCACCGGCGTGCCGGAGGTCCTCGAGGCCATCGTGGCCCGCATCCCCCCGCCGCAGGGCGATCCGGAGGCGCCGCTCAAGGCGCTGGTCTTCGACTCCTTCTACGACTCTTACCAGGGCGTCGTCATCTACGTCCGGCTGACGGATGGCCGCGTGCGGCCCGGCTTGCGTATTCGGTTGATGTCCAACGGCCGCACCTACGACGTGCAGCAGGTCGGCGTCTTCACGCCCGAGATGCACCCGGTGGACGAGCTCAGTGCCGGCCAGGTCGGCTACCTCACCGCCTCGATCAAGCGCGTGGCCGACGCCAAGGTCGGGGAGACCATCACCGAAGCCGCCCGCCCGACCGCCGAGGCGTTCCCCGGCTACCGTGACGCCAAGCCCATGGTCTTCGCCGGGCTCTACTCGATCGAGGACACTGATTATGAAGCGCTGCGCGACGCGCTCGAAAAGCTTCGCCTGAACGATCCGGCGTTCTCCTTCGAGCCTGAGACATCTCTCGCCCTCGGCTACGGGTTCCGCTGCGGGTTCCTCGGCCTGCTCCACATGGAGATCGTCCAGGAGCGGCTGGAGCGAGAGTTCTCGCTCGACCTCATCGCGTCCGCGCCCTCGGTCGAATACCACGTCGTCCTGACGAACGGCCGCGGCCGGGTCGTCATCGACAACCCGGCGCTCCTGCCCAACCCCGCGGACATCGAGGAGATCGAGGAGCCGTGGGTGAAGCTCAGCGTCGTGACGCCGAGCCAGTACATCGGCCCGCTGATGAAGCTCTCGACGAACCGCCGCGGGACATTCCAGAACATGGAGTACCTCGACCCGACGCGGGTCGTCCTCCACTTCGAGATGCCCCTCGCCGAGCTCATCGTCGACTACTTCGACCAGCTCAAGAGCCGCAGCCAGGGCTACGCGTCGATGGACTACGAGGAGCTGGGCTACCGGACCGCGAACCTCGCGAAGGTCGACATCCTCGTCAACGGCGAGCCCGTCGACGCCCTGTCGCTGATCATCCACCGCGACAAGGCCCAGTCGGCAGGCCGCGTCCTGGCGGAGCGCCTCAAGCAGCTCATCCCCCGCCAGATGTTCGAGATCCCGATCCAGGCGGCGATCGGCTCGAACGTCATCGCCCGCGAAACCGTACGGGCGATGCGCAAGAACGTCCTCGCCAAGTGC
- a CDS encoding cytochrome c oxidase assembly protein, whose translation MIHLETVLGGALVAGAWTGAWVVRGQRPGAGRTAALVAALLAFGVALNGPLHDLAEQSSFSAHMAQHLLLTLVVPPCLVAAAPAWMVDGLLAPLRRTPWLSAVARVSTRAIPALALYAAALVAWHLPGPFGAALESHAWHIVEHVALTGTALLAWWPVLSPSRLFPALPYGAQLLYLFAFGMPMTVVAAMITGAEEVLYPFYAEAARATGMDPLADQRLGGILMWVPAGVVPLVAFTIVFFRWAAAEADDVAEGMDCPK comes from the coding sequence ATGATCCATCTGGAAACGGTACTGGGCGGCGCGTTGGTGGCCGGGGCCTGGACCGGCGCCTGGGTGGTGCGCGGCCAGCGGCCGGGCGCCGGGCGCACCGCCGCCTTGGTGGCCGCCCTCCTCGCGTTCGGCGTCGCGCTGAACGGGCCGTTGCACGACCTGGCCGAGCAGTCGAGCTTCAGCGCCCACATGGCCCAGCACCTTCTGCTCACCCTAGTGGTCCCGCCCTGCCTGGTGGCCGCCGCGCCGGCCTGGATGGTGGACGGGCTGCTGGCCCCGCTGCGACGGACGCCATGGCTGAGCGCCGTGGCGCGCGTGTCCACCCGGGCGATTCCCGCGCTGGCGCTCTATGCCGCGGCGCTCGTCGCCTGGCACCTGCCCGGGCCGTTCGGCGCGGCGCTCGAGTCGCACGCCTGGCACATCGTGGAGCACGTGGCGCTGACGGGCACGGCCCTGCTGGCCTGGTGGCCCGTGCTGAGCCCCTCGCGACTCTTCCCCGCGCTGCCCTATGGCGCCCAACTCCTCTACCTCTTCGCCTTCGGCATGCCGATGACGGTCGTGGCCGCGATGATCACGGGCGCCGAGGAGGTGCTGTACCCGTTCTACGCCGAAGCCGCGCGGGCGACGGGGATGGATCCCCTCGCCGACCAGCGGCTGGGGGGCATCCTGATGTGGGTGCCGGCGGGCGTGGTCCCGCTGGTGGCCTTCACCATCGTCTTCTTTCGCTGGGCGGCCGCTGAAGCCGATGACGTGGCCGAGGGAATGGACTGTCCAAAGTAA
- a CDS encoding NDP-sugar synthase produces the protein MAGGQGTRLRPLTLARAKPVVPLLNRPFLAYQLALLKAHGITDVLLSCSYRVEDIRAALAGETFGVSLRYVVEKEPLGTGGGVRNAADLARGTVFVLNGDILTDVDLSAMRRFHEAQGARVTILLTRVDDPRLYGVVETTADGRIRRFREKPTADEAITTDTVNAGVYLIEAELLRRMPADHPVSIEREFFPALIAEGLPCFGWRPPAYWRDIGSPGAYRAAQMDLLDGGVQTPLPPPGTSRAGAWVAEGGAVAADARIEAPSVVGRDVAIHARARVGPRAVIGAGSTIGPGARVEEAVLWERVQVGAGAVVRECVVGAEARIGAHAQVGAGVVLETGAVIADHTRLPR, from the coding sequence CTGGCCGGCGGCCAGGGCACGCGGCTCCGACCGCTGACGCTGGCCCGGGCCAAGCCGGTCGTGCCGCTCTTGAACCGGCCGTTCCTCGCCTACCAGCTCGCGCTGCTCAAGGCGCACGGCATCACCGACGTCCTCCTGTCGTGCTCGTACCGGGTCGAGGACATCCGCGCGGCGCTGGCCGGCGAGACGTTCGGCGTGAGCCTCCGCTACGTCGTGGAGAAGGAGCCGCTGGGCACCGGCGGCGGCGTCCGCAATGCGGCCGACCTCGCGCGGGGGACGGTGTTCGTCCTCAACGGCGACATCCTGACCGACGTCGATCTCTCGGCGATGCGGCGGTTTCACGAGGCGCAGGGGGCCCGGGTCACGATCCTCCTCACGCGCGTGGACGACCCGCGGCTGTACGGCGTCGTGGAGACGACGGCGGACGGCCGCATCCGCCGGTTCCGCGAAAAGCCGACGGCGGACGAGGCGATCACGACCGACACCGTGAACGCCGGCGTGTACCTCATCGAGGCCGAGCTGCTGCGCCGGATGCCGGCCGACCACCCCGTGTCGATCGAGCGTGAGTTCTTCCCGGCGCTGATCGCCGAGGGCCTGCCCTGCTTCGGCTGGCGCCCGCCCGCCTACTGGCGCGACATCGGCAGCCCCGGCGCCTACCGCGCCGCCCAGATGGACCTGCTCGACGGGGGCGTGCAGACGCCGCTCCCTCCGCCGGGCACGTCCCGGGCGGGGGCCTGGGTCGCCGAGGGCGGCGCGGTGGCGGCCGACGCGCGCATCGAGGCCCCGAGCGTGGTGGGGCGCGACGTGGCGATCCACGCCCGCGCGCGCGTGGGGCCGCGGGCCGTCATCGGGGCCGGCTCGACGATCGGGCCCGGAGCGCGCGTCGAGGAGGCCGTTCTGTGGGAGCGCGTCCAGGTCGGCGCCGGGGCGGTGGTGCGCGAGTGCGTGGTCGGTGCGGAGGCGCGCATCGGCGCCCACGCCCAGGTTGGCGCGGGGGTCGTGCTCGAGACCGGCGCCGTCATCGCCGACCACACCAGACTGCCGCGCTGA
- a CDS encoding NAD-dependent epimerase/dehydratase family protein: MRILVTGGAGFVGSHIADRLIRDGHAVAVVDNVSAGTRENVNRAATLHVCDIRSARLDAVFAAARPEAVLHVAAQAAVSRSVVDPLFDASVNVLGTIALLEASRRTGVRRVVYTSTGGAAYGDTDVLPTPEDHPARATSPYGVSKVAAERYLECWAGLTGGRTLALRLANVYGPRQNPLGEAGVIAIFAHRLLGGEPCVVNGDGEQTRDYVYVEDVADAVARAVARADATGVVNIGTGVETSVNELYRRLAKAAPVERPAVHGPARPGEQRRSALDATRAKALLGWTPSTSLDEGLARTLAYFRGLKRTG; the protein is encoded by the coding sequence GTGAGGATCCTCGTCACCGGCGGAGCTGGCTTCGTCGGCTCCCACATCGCCGATCGGCTGATCCGCGACGGGCACGCCGTCGCCGTCGTCGACAATGTGAGCGCGGGGACGCGCGAGAACGTGAACCGGGCGGCGACGCTCCACGTCTGTGACATCCGCAGCGCGCGGCTCGACGCCGTCTTTGCCGCCGCCCGCCCGGAGGCGGTCCTCCACGTGGCCGCCCAGGCAGCCGTCTCCCGCTCCGTCGTGGACCCGCTCTTCGACGCCAGCGTCAACGTGCTGGGCACCATCGCGCTCCTCGAAGCGAGCCGGCGCACCGGTGTCCGCCGCGTCGTCTACACCTCGACCGGCGGGGCGGCCTACGGCGACACCGACGTGCTGCCCACGCCCGAAGACCATCCGGCCCGGGCCACATCGCCCTACGGGGTGTCGAAGGTGGCCGCCGAACGCTACCTCGAGTGCTGGGCGGGGCTGACCGGCGGCCGGACGCTGGCGCTCCGGCTGGCCAACGTGTACGGCCCGCGTCAGAATCCGCTGGGCGAGGCCGGGGTGATCGCGATCTTCGCCCACCGCCTGCTGGGGGGCGAGCCCTGCGTCGTGAACGGCGACGGCGAGCAGACGCGCGACTACGTCTACGTGGAGGACGTCGCCGACGCCGTGGCGCGCGCAGTCGCACGCGCCGACGCGACCGGCGTCGTGAACATCGGCACCGGCGTCGAGACGTCGGTGAACGAGCTGTACCGTCGGCTCGCCAAGGCGGCGCCGGTCGAGCGCCCCGCCGTGCACGGGCCCGCGCGGCCCGGCGAGCAGCGGCGGAGCGCGCTGGACGCCACGCGCGCGAAGGCCCTGCTGGGCTGGACGCCCAGCACCTCGCTCGACGAGGGCCTCGCCAGGACGCTGGCCTATTTCCGAGGACTGAAGCGAACCGGTTGA
- a CDS encoding cytochrome C oxidase subunit IV family protein, giving the protein MAERGHATVGTYLRVAVLLAVITALEVGLIYIRQLTPILVPLLVVMSAAKFSLVVLFFMHLRYDARVLSTLFVGPLIIATGLAVALMTLTGAFLVFGR; this is encoded by the coding sequence ATGGCCGAGCGCGGACACGCAACGGTCGGGACCTACCTGAGGGTGGCGGTCCTCCTGGCGGTCATCACCGCCCTGGAAGTCGGCCTGATCTACATCCGCCAGCTGACGCCCATCCTGGTACCGCTGCTGGTGGTCATGTCGGCGGCCAAGTTCTCGCTGGTGGTCCTGTTCTTCATGCACCTGCGCTATGACGCCCGCGTGCTGAGCACGCTCTTCGTGGGGCCCCTCATCATCGCCACCGGGCTGGCGGTGGCGCTCATGACCCTCACCGGCGCCTTCCTGGTCTTCGGGCGATGA
- a CDS encoding UDP-glucuronic acid decarboxylase family protein: MRVLVTGGAGFIGSHLCEFLLRRGARVICIDNFITGSPENVAHLEASPDFTFVRHDVTEYIAVEGPLDWVLHFASPASPRDYLELPIQTLKVGALGTHRTLGVAKAKRAGFLLASTSEIYGDPLVHPQREDYWGHVNPVGPRGVYDEAKRFAEALTMAYHRAHGVDTRIVRIFNTHGPRIRVNDGRAIPAFVTQALTGRPLTVFGDGSQTRSFQYIDDLTDGIWRLMHAPVTDPVNIGNPQEMTLLELAQRILRLTGSQSEIVFRPLPEDDPKVRQPDITRARRLLGWEPRVDTNEGLRLTIEWFRGKVRR, encoded by the coding sequence ATGCGGGTGTTGGTCACCGGTGGAGCTGGCTTCATCGGCTCCCACCTCTGCGAGTTCCTCCTCCGGCGGGGCGCCCGGGTGATCTGCATCGACAACTTCATCACGGGCTCGCCCGAGAACGTCGCGCACCTCGAGGCCAGCCCGGACTTCACGTTCGTGCGTCACGACGTCACCGAATACATAGCGGTGGAGGGGCCGCTGGACTGGGTCCTGCACTTCGCCAGCCCCGCCTCGCCCCGCGACTACCTGGAGCTGCCGATCCAGACGCTGAAGGTCGGCGCCCTGGGGACCCACCGGACCCTCGGCGTGGCCAAGGCCAAGCGCGCCGGCTTTCTGCTCGCGTCGACCTCGGAGATCTACGGGGATCCCCTCGTCCACCCCCAGCGCGAGGACTACTGGGGCCACGTGAACCCCGTGGGCCCCCGCGGCGTGTACGACGAGGCCAAGCGCTTCGCCGAGGCGCTCACGATGGCCTATCACCGGGCCCACGGCGTCGACACGCGGATCGTCCGCATCTTTAACACGCACGGGCCCCGCATCCGCGTGAACGACGGCCGCGCGATCCCCGCCTTCGTCACCCAGGCGCTCACCGGCCGGCCCCTGACCGTCTTCGGCGACGGCTCCCAGACGCGCTCGTTCCAGTACATCGACGACCTCACCGACGGCATCTGGCGCCTGATGCACGCGCCGGTCACCGATCCGGTCAACATCGGGAACCCCCAGGAGATGACGCTGCTGGAGCTGGCCCAGCGCATCCTCCGGCTGACCGGCTCGCAGAGCGAGATCGTCTTCCGTCCGCTGCCCGAGGACGACCCCAAGGTCCGCCAGCCCGACATCACGCGGGCGCGGAGGCTGCTCGGCTGGGAGCCCCGGGTCGACACCAATGAGGGGTTGCGGCTCACCATCGAGTGGTTCCGGGGAAAGGTCCGGCGGTGA
- a CDS encoding Trm112 family protein, protein MIDEELKAILVCPACKGDLRFEETRIICPACRKAYPIRDGIPVMLIDEAQPWSPNS, encoded by the coding sequence GTGATCGACGAAGAGCTGAAGGCCATTCTGGTGTGTCCAGCCTGTAAGGGCGATCTCCGGTTCGAGGAGACGCGCATCATCTGCCCGGCCTGCCGGAAGGCATACCCCATCCGCGATGGCATCCCCGTGATGCTCATCGACGAGGCTCAACCCTGGTCGCCGAACAGCTAG